The following coding sequences lie in one Wolbachia endosymbiont strain TRS of Brugia malayi genomic window:
- a CDS encoding pentapeptide repeat-containing protein, with product MNYNAMKTEQIIRFLILILVGHLCYGNEINDAKNPVSDFLDALHKIKYVSYSKKDFAKFLVQCHKKGIQEDFRKGFGSNLNGADFSKLYLNGSIFNGVSLIGADFSHTDLSGVSFINSDLRGANFSNANLQGIKVKGTNLGFAKFISANLTDIILDQSDVSCAEFVSSDLKKVRMHSMTGLHTNFSDVKINFSSLSDSNVGYISFSDSEINNTVVQRSSLDNANFFGVDSYKLKIQFSSLKNANIYGTEIKESDFTGSNLSNVCFDSSAIIDSNFGGANLSKTRVSYVNGDNSSFVQSMLNGSKIKHSYVSEVSFQDADLSNIGFSFSELHQVDVSDSDIRHGEFHNTRVVHSNMNGSFFDHSLFTSAKIESTDLSSTSMYRVKIRDSQVYNSRLFHNSIDSSEIESSTFFNLIANNSIWSNLKVTSSNFVESNFESSLLRGSAFKKASFFLSNFNNSTVSGTSFRSSSIYKGSVVDAHLADCEFDHSILIDNEGQEKLAGLEGAITSIENLQEKILQGEKFDVNYSCFEFKNMNLENADFSNSILSRAKFVNVNLNKANLKKADLRHTIFDNSSLIGTNLSDSNLDHSSFLKPDSKSAILENAKS from the coding sequence GATTTTTGATATTAATTTTAGTTGGTCATTTGTGTTACGGGAATGAAATAAATGATGCGAAAAATCCAGTTAGTGATTTTTTAGATGCTTTGCATAAGATAAAGTATGTGTCTTACAGTAAAAAAGACTTTGCTAAATTTCTAGTGCAATGCCACAAAAAAGGTATTCAAGAGGATTTTAGAAAAGGTTTTGGCTCTAACTTAAATGGAGCAGATTTCAGTAAATTGTACCTCAATGGATCTATTTTTAATGGAGTGAGTCTAATTGGTGCTGATTTTTCTCATACTGACTTGTCAGGTGTATCCTTTATTAATTCTGATTTACGTGGTGCTAATTTTTCTAATGCTAATTTGCAAGGTATAAAAGTAAAAGGTACGAATTTGGGTTTTGCAAAATTTATTTCTGCAAATTTGACAGATATTATACTTGATCAATCTGATGTTAGTTGTGCTGAATTTGTCAGCTCTGACCTCAAAAAAGTGAGAATGCACAGTATGACCGGTTTACATACTAATTTTTCAGATGTAAAAATAAATTTTTCCAGCTTATCAGACTCAAATGTGGGCTATATAAGTTTTAGTGATAGTGAAATAAACAATACTGTTGTGCAAAGAAGCAGTCTTGATAATGCAAATTTTTTTGGAGTGGATTCATATAAACTAAAAATACAATTTTCCTCATTGAAAAATGCTAATATATATGGCACGGAAATAAAAGAATCAGACTTCACAGGCAGCAATCTTTCTAATGTTTGCTTTGATTCTTCTGCTATAATTGACAGCAACTTTGGTGGAGCTAATTTAAGCAAAACTCGAGTTTCCTATGTAAATGGTGATAATTCAAGTTTTGTTCAATCTATGTTAAATGGTTCCAAGATAAAACATTCATATGTTTCTGAAGTCAGTTTTCAAGATGCTGATTTATCCAATATTGGTTTTAGTTTTAGCGAGCTGCATCAAGTTGATGTTTCTGATTCTGATATTCGCCATGGAGAGTTTCATAATACTAGAGTTGTACATTCTAACATGAATGGTTCGTTTTTTGACCATTCGTTATTTACCTCTGCGAAGATAGAAAGTACAGACCTTTCCTCAACTTCGATGTATAGGGTAAAAATAAGAGACTCTCAGGTTTATAATAGTAGACTTTTTCACAATAGCATCGATTCTAGTGAAATAGAAAGCTCAACTTTTTTTAATTTAATAGCGAATAACTCAATCTGGTCTAATCTAAAAGTAACTAGTTCAAATTTTGTTGAAAGTAACTTTGAATCTTCTTTACTTCGCGGTAGTGCCTTTAAGAAAGCCAGTTTTTTTCTTAGCAACTTCAATAATTCAACGGTCAGTGGTACGTCTTTTCGTTCTTCTAGCATATATAAAGGCTCAGTTGTTGATGCTCATTTAGCAGATTGTGAATTTGATCATTCGATTTTGATTGATAATGAAGGGCAGGAGAAACTTGCTGGCTTAGAAGGTGCTATAACTTCAATTGAGAATTTGCAAGAAAAGATATTACAGGGTGAAAAGTTTGATGTAAATTATTCTTGCTTTGAATTTAAGAATATGAATCTAGAGAATGCCGATTTCTCCAATTCAATATTGAGTAGAGCGAAATTTGTAAATGTTAATTTAAATAAGGCAAACCTTAAAAAAGCTGATTTACGCCATACTATTTTTGATAATTCTTCTCTTATTGGTACCAATTTATCGGATTCCAATTTAGATCATTCTAGCTTTTTAAAACCTGATTCAAAAAGTGCCATATTAGAAAATGCAAAGTCCTAA